From Dermochelys coriacea isolate rDerCor1 chromosome 8, rDerCor1.pri.v4, whole genome shotgun sequence, the proteins below share one genomic window:
- the FAXDC2 gene encoding fatty acid hydroxylase domain-containing protein 2 isoform X1 produces MGISFQLKSVSGSTPAHRRCFLLWQCRPVAYEDWTKICGPLPGNSTKAAPTRGNISIIKMKGDAAYSTVGSRQKQAGKLWDSMKTTGFILGTGLLLFAAFRNSVTWHLQKFWGASGNFWQAQWEKVLHLLGGNQWAIFFLGTALVPSLVFWCFNGLLMVADGTGKPNFITRYRIQLGKNDPVDPAKLQQAVQTVLFNQVFISLPMMMLMLPIMKWRGQPCSEELPTFHWFLLELSIFTLVEEILFYYSHRLVHHPLLYKRIHKKHHEWTAPIGVVSLYAHPVEHLFSNMLPLLVGPIILGSHVASIMVWLCLAILASSISHCGYHLPFLPSPEFHDFHHLKFNQCYGVLGVLDRLHGTDTLFKRTKAYERHVILLSLTPLTESIPDSPKKAK; encoded by the exons ATGGGAATTAGCTTTCAACTAAAGAGTGTCTCTGGAAGCACCCCCGCCCACCGGAGATGCTTTTTGCTGTGGCAGTGCCGGCCAGTGGCGTATGAAGACTGGACCAAAATT TGTGGTCCTTTGCCAGGAAACTCTACAAAAGCAGCTCCCACCAGAGGGAATATTAGCATCATAAAG ATGAAGGGAGATGCTGCATATTCCACGGTGGGCTCACGGCAGAAGCAG GCAGGGAAGCTCTGGGACTCTATGAAGACAACTGGCTTCATACTGGGCACTGGTCTGCTGCTGTTTGCTGCCTTCAGGAACTCCGTCACCTG GCACTTGCAGAAGTTCTGGGGGGCTTCGGGCAATTTCTGGCAGGCACAATGGGAGAAAGTGCTCCACCTGCTTGGAGGAAACCAATGGGCAATTTTCTTTCTAG GCACGGCCTTAGTTCCAAGCCTTGTTTTCTGGTGCTTCAATGGACTCCTGATGGTGGCAGATGGGACCGGAAAGCCCAATTTCATCACCCGGTACCGAATTCAGTTGGGCAAAAACGACCCT GTGGACCCAGCGAAGCTGCAGCAGGCTGTTCAAACAGTGCTGTTTAATCAGGTTTTCATCTCTCTCCCAATGATGATGCTCATGCTTCCCATCATGAAATGGCGGGGACAGCCCTGCAGTGAGGAACTACCCACCTTTCactggttcctgctggagttgtCCATTTTTACCCTGGTGGAGGAAATTCTCTTCTACTATTCACACCG GCTTGTTCATCACCCGCTTCTGTACAAGCGCATACACAAGAAGCACCATGAATGGACCGCTCCCATTGGTGTAGTCTCCCTCTATGCTCATCCGGTCGAGCACCTG TTTTCCAACATGTTGCCTTTGCTGGTGGGTCCGATAATCCTGGGATCCCATGTTGCTTCCATCATGGTGTGGCTCTGCCTTGCTATTCTGGCTTCATCCATCTCGCACTGCGGCTATCACCTGCCTTTCCTCCCCTCGCCGGAATTCCACGACTTCCACCACCTCAA GTTCAATCAGTGCTACGGAGTCCTGGGGGTGCTGGACCGCCTGCATGGAACGGACACGCTCTTCAAGCGAACCAAGGCCTACGAGAGGCATGTCATCCTGTTGAGCCTTACCCCTCTCACGGAGAGCATTCCCGACTCACCCAAGAAAGCCAAGTGA
- the FAXDC2 gene encoding fatty acid hydroxylase domain-containing protein 2 isoform X2: MKGDAAYSTVGSRQKQAGKLWDSMKTTGFILGTGLLLFAAFRNSVTWHLQKFWGASGNFWQAQWEKVLHLLGGNQWAIFFLGTALVPSLVFWCFNGLLMVADGTGKPNFITRYRIQLGKNDPVDPAKLQQAVQTVLFNQVFISLPMMMLMLPIMKWRGQPCSEELPTFHWFLLELSIFTLVEEILFYYSHRLVHHPLLYKRIHKKHHEWTAPIGVVSLYAHPVEHLFSNMLPLLVGPIILGSHVASIMVWLCLAILASSISHCGYHLPFLPSPEFHDFHHLKFNQCYGVLGVLDRLHGTDTLFKRTKAYERHVILLSLTPLTESIPDSPKKAK; this comes from the exons ATGAAGGGAGATGCTGCATATTCCACGGTGGGCTCACGGCAGAAGCAG GCAGGGAAGCTCTGGGACTCTATGAAGACAACTGGCTTCATACTGGGCACTGGTCTGCTGCTGTTTGCTGCCTTCAGGAACTCCGTCACCTG GCACTTGCAGAAGTTCTGGGGGGCTTCGGGCAATTTCTGGCAGGCACAATGGGAGAAAGTGCTCCACCTGCTTGGAGGAAACCAATGGGCAATTTTCTTTCTAG GCACGGCCTTAGTTCCAAGCCTTGTTTTCTGGTGCTTCAATGGACTCCTGATGGTGGCAGATGGGACCGGAAAGCCCAATTTCATCACCCGGTACCGAATTCAGTTGGGCAAAAACGACCCT GTGGACCCAGCGAAGCTGCAGCAGGCTGTTCAAACAGTGCTGTTTAATCAGGTTTTCATCTCTCTCCCAATGATGATGCTCATGCTTCCCATCATGAAATGGCGGGGACAGCCCTGCAGTGAGGAACTACCCACCTTTCactggttcctgctggagttgtCCATTTTTACCCTGGTGGAGGAAATTCTCTTCTACTATTCACACCG GCTTGTTCATCACCCGCTTCTGTACAAGCGCATACACAAGAAGCACCATGAATGGACCGCTCCCATTGGTGTAGTCTCCCTCTATGCTCATCCGGTCGAGCACCTG TTTTCCAACATGTTGCCTTTGCTGGTGGGTCCGATAATCCTGGGATCCCATGTTGCTTCCATCATGGTGTGGCTCTGCCTTGCTATTCTGGCTTCATCCATCTCGCACTGCGGCTATCACCTGCCTTTCCTCCCCTCGCCGGAATTCCACGACTTCCACCACCTCAA GTTCAATCAGTGCTACGGAGTCCTGGGGGTGCTGGACCGCCTGCATGGAACGGACACGCTCTTCAAGCGAACCAAGGCCTACGAGAGGCATGTCATCCTGTTGAGCCTTACCCCTCTCACGGAGAGCATTCCCGACTCACCCAAGAAAGCCAAGTGA